One window of Dyadobacter sandarakinus genomic DNA carries:
- a CDS encoding RNA-directed DNA polymerase — translation MTLFDIINRGFFPKELPPPFTTDILAKHVTTILSKWSLEFKNNTTISSLGAVVPPFPGESKKKLEQRKKLYRDTFISKYSSSKGCTFSISKGKLSRRFLQIPNPKHFILLSDKIVSRWGDFEKVFALSHYSESYPIAETSSKKRSVSTYSKSVSDFHNRLLSTSIEKKIEVKVDISKFYPTIYTHTIAWALLGKEKAKSYFNQKSDLDSLIAAGDLDAALYKNAEDIDNALRSCQERQSIGIPIGPDTSHVIAEAVACRIDSMLQAKFGGLGLKACRYYDDYYLYVSTKDEADTVLKGLQLILSDFQLEINESKIKIREFPFSFEDEFTTTLFLFDFKKTNQANSLKHYFSVIWGFAEKNPKRTDWIFKYSLRIFEFGTVKISKETWRLFENLLLKTVQIDPSILDIVTRILLTYTSYVDYKSKDKWRSLINIIIKEHSQVNHNFEVSWALWLAKSFNLEIEESCANLVINTKDCIANLILLDLLNTTSLVQGNANINQLEIELKDDVLFSSNWLLAYEAVKKGWLVPADSNLLNSNLFFKIIQDLDVEFYDSKKQLIPYNFVEKVDEITSLPTSYDGNVNVSDATSKPSEVKKKAIFKFIETIPSGLDF, via the coding sequence ATGACGTTGTTTGACATTATCAATCGAGGCTTTTTTCCAAAAGAGTTACCTCCACCTTTTACTACCGATATTCTTGCTAAGCATGTTACAACAATTTTATCAAAATGGAGCTTAGAGTTCAAGAATAATACAACAATTTCAAGTTTAGGGGCAGTAGTTCCTCCATTTCCTGGCGAATCGAAGAAGAAATTAGAGCAGCGAAAAAAGCTTTATAGAGATACCTTTATTTCTAAGTACTCTTCCTCAAAAGGATGTACTTTTTCAATATCAAAAGGTAAACTATCTCGGCGATTCTTGCAAATTCCTAATCCTAAACATTTTATCTTATTATCGGACAAGATAGTTTCAAGATGGGGAGACTTCGAAAAAGTCTTTGCGCTTTCTCATTATTCAGAAAGCTATCCTATTGCTGAGACATCTTCCAAAAAACGCTCTGTCTCGACTTATAGTAAGAGTGTGTCTGATTTTCACAATAGGTTGCTAAGCACTTCAATTGAGAAAAAAATTGAAGTGAAGGTTGATATTTCAAAATTCTACCCAACAATCTATACTCATACGATTGCTTGGGCCTTGTTGGGAAAAGAAAAGGCAAAAAGCTATTTCAATCAGAAATCCGATCTTGACTCGCTTATCGCAGCAGGCGATCTAGACGCTGCCCTTTACAAAAATGCTGAGGACATAGATAATGCATTAAGAAGTTGTCAGGAGAGGCAATCAATCGGAATTCCTATTGGGCCCGACACATCGCATGTTATAGCTGAGGCAGTTGCGTGTCGCATAGACAGTATGCTTCAAGCTAAGTTCGGTGGCTTAGGTTTAAAAGCTTGCCGATATTATGATGACTACTATCTCTATGTTTCCACAAAAGATGAGGCGGATACCGTTTTGAAGGGGCTACAACTAATCTTATCAGATTTTCAACTTGAAATAAATGAAAGCAAAATAAAGATAAGAGAATTTCCATTTTCCTTCGAAGACGAGTTTACAACAACGCTTTTTTTATTTGATTTTAAAAAGACTAATCAGGCTAATAGTTTAAAGCACTATTTCAGTGTGATTTGGGGTTTTGCTGAAAAAAACCCGAAAAGGACGGATTGGATATTCAAATATTCACTGCGAATATTTGAGTTTGGAACGGTTAAGATATCGAAGGAAACGTGGAGATTATTCGAAAATCTGCTTTTGAAGACTGTGCAAATTGATCCGTCAATATTAGACATTGTGACACGAATATTGCTTACATATACGTCATATGTTGATTATAAGTCGAAAGATAAATGGAGATCGCTGATAAATATTATTATTAAGGAACATAGTCAAGTAAATCATAACTTCGAGGTTTCATGGGCACTCTGGCTTGCTAAGTCCTTTAACCTGGAAATAGAAGAAAGTTGCGCTAATTTAGTCATCAATACGAAAGATTGTATTGCAAATCTTATATTACTTGACCTACTAAATACAACATCACTTGTCCAAGGAAATGCTAACATCAATCAGTTAGAAATTGAGCTTAAAGATGATGTATTATTTTCCAGTAATTGGTTGCTTGCATATGAGGCTGTAAAAAAGGGCTGGCTTGTTCCTGCCGATTCTAATCTATTGAATAGTAATTTGTTTTTCAAAATTATTCAAGATTTAGATGTCGAATTCTATGATAGTAAAAAACAACTAATACCTTATAATTTTGTTGAAAAGGTGGATGAAATTACCTCTCTCCCTACTTCTTACGATGGTAACGTTAATGTTAGCGACGCTACTAGCAAGCCAAGTGAAGTAAAGAAAAAAGCAATTTTCAAATTCATTGAAACTATTCCTTCTGGGCTTGATTTTTAG
- a CDS encoding helix-turn-helix domain-containing protein, with the protein MAHTTSNPKIHEGRNLKRFREMLSIKQDALAFELGEDWNQQKISLLEQKEKIENDILEQVAVILKIPAEAIRNFDEEQAINVISNTFQDQAFFGSSFETYNNNPIDKLMQLHEEKIALYERMLREKEDMMVRLERLISNG; encoded by the coding sequence ATGGCACATACTACCTCCAACCCGAAGATCCACGAAGGCCGCAATTTGAAACGCTTCCGCGAAATGCTTTCCATCAAACAAGATGCCCTCGCGTTCGAGCTTGGCGAAGATTGGAACCAGCAAAAAATTTCCCTGCTCGAACAGAAGGAAAAGATTGAAAACGATATTTTAGAGCAGGTGGCGGTGATTTTGAAAATCCCGGCTGAGGCGATTCGGAATTTTGACGAGGAACAAGCGATAAATGTCATTTCAAACACATTCCAAGATCAGGCTTTCTTCGGAAGTTCATTCGAAACTTACAACAACAATCCGATTGACAAACTAATGCAACTTCATGAGGAGAAGATTGCATTGTATGAGAGGATGTTGAGGGAAAAAGAGGATATGATGGTGCGGTTGGAACGTTTGATATCAAATGGATAA
- a CDS encoding ATP-binding protein → MEALFTKYLPKLQRTSTKFVRDFIHQIDWERNRLIGIKGARGAGKTTLVLQYLKQIALPTGQSLYVSLDDLYFSAHRLYDLGEAFVRTGGRLLVLDEVHRYINWSQEIKNLYDDFPDLRIVFTGSSIMHLERSKGDLSRRAVMYHLHGLSFREFLQIQQIASWSAVTLPDLLNNHTQIALDITETIKPLAHWNDYLQYGYYPYFLENKDVYAQKLTETIQLSLELDLPAVYGISYASVDKLKQLLVVLAESVPMKPNISKLSETLNTSRALVVEYMHYLEELGVLMLLHRDSFGITRLQKPEKVYLSHPNLQYALHESRPDIGTLRESFFLSQVQPLHKVEYTEKGDFKLDRKVTVEVGGANKTRQQLAGVENAYVGADGLEVGYGDKIPLWMFGMLY, encoded by the coding sequence TTGGAAGCACTGTTCACAAAATATCTACCGAAACTACAACGCACGTCAACCAAGTTCGTGCGTGACTTTATCCATCAAATCGACTGGGAACGAAATCGATTGATCGGCATTAAAGGCGCTCGTGGTGCTGGAAAGACAACCCTCGTACTGCAATATTTAAAGCAAATAGCGCTACCAACCGGCCAATCGTTATACGTCAGCCTGGATGATCTTTATTTTAGCGCGCATCGACTTTATGATCTAGGTGAAGCTTTTGTCAGGACTGGCGGGCGGCTACTGGTACTGGATGAAGTTCACCGATATATCAATTGGTCGCAGGAAATCAAAAACCTTTACGACGACTTTCCTGATTTACGAATCGTATTTACGGGTTCATCCATCATGCACTTGGAGCGCAGCAAAGGTGATTTGAGTCGCCGTGCTGTCATGTATCATTTACATGGACTCTCGTTCCGTGAGTTTCTTCAAATCCAGCAGATTGCTTCCTGGTCTGCGGTAACTCTGCCAGATCTTTTGAACAATCACACGCAAATAGCGCTGGATATCACGGAGACAATCAAACCATTAGCTCACTGGAATGACTATCTGCAATATGGATACTATCCCTACTTTTTGGAGAATAAAGATGTCTACGCACAGAAGTTGACCGAGACAATTCAGCTCAGTTTGGAGCTGGATTTGCCAGCCGTTTACGGGATAAGTTATGCTTCTGTTGACAAGCTGAAACAACTGCTCGTTGTGCTGGCCGAAAGCGTTCCCATGAAACCGAACATCAGCAAGCTTAGTGAAACGCTGAATACGAGTAGGGCACTTGTGGTTGAGTACATGCATTATCTGGAAGAGTTGGGTGTACTCATGTTGTTACACAGGGACAGCTTTGGCATCACCAGATTGCAGAAACCTGAGAAGGTGTATCTAAGTCATCCAAACCTTCAATATGCATTGCACGAGAGTCGTCCGGATATTGGAACATTGCGTGAAAGCTTTTTCCTGAGCCAGGTTCAGCCGCTACATAAAGTTGAGTACACGGAGAAGGGAGACTTCAAACTGGATAGGAAGGTGACGGTTGAAGTAGGAGGGGCGAACAAAACCAGGCAACAGCTCGCAGGTGTTGAGAATGCGTATGTAGGTGCTGATGGGCTTGAAGTGGGGTATGGAGATAAGATTCCGCTTTGGATGTTTGGGATGTTGTACTGA